The Flavobacterium praedii genome window below encodes:
- a CDS encoding SusC/RagA family TonB-linked outer membrane protein — MKLLKTFIFCVSSILFSFYGYAQDTTINGKIIDDKGAPIPGATIVLKGTTTSVASDFDGGFRIKAPKDGVLTITFIGYKPVESSINGQTELQIKMYSSTQDLQEVIVVGYGTQKKSVVTGAISSIKSDQIAHLSVALTSQALQGQTAGVTVLPQSGAPGAGAKIRIRGAGSNGNSDPIYVVDGMRTSNIDYLDPNDIEKMEILKDAASAAIYGADGGNGVVMITTKKGKSGSMNVAFSSQLGFQSLRTKLDVMNADEYVHWINETNPAGTHPNVGEWAGKEGTNWVNETAEDAAPMMHNSLQISGGNEVSTFMVSGNYFTQDGLFGGNKSNFNRTTFRVNSNHKVSKYFEAGENFSYSVNKRKSFTEDDSFGGIMNHAMLMDPLTPVYYPNGSVLPQHVQTAIAAGYPLAKTENGEYYGLSQYVGNEIANPIGQIAIDNGLNTETKIIGNVYANIKPFDGFVFTTRYGIEQRFTNFEDWNPKFWWNSQKTSNINTKTFNQSQFKTWLWENFATYSKTIDKHEFSAMLGMSAQDSESSYLNTSTNGMIKEGDNWSTVGETPVTGTVAGNKYPSSMNSYFGRITYSYDNKYLFQASLRNDNSSLFAPDKRSGYFPAVSAGWVISNESFWGIEAVNQLKLRASWGQNGSTANIAAGQWRALVTKDGLKYPDADGVMRPVAELKALPNEDITWETTEQTDFGFDLRALGNRLTFGFDYYNKVTKDLLTPSSPPLSTGYSAPFANAGDVTNKGLEFEVGWREQKNDFSYGINLNMTTMKNEVTYLNPLLTRVDGAALPTLGTVTVFELGQPVWYYRGFKTNGIYQNQAEVDAYKASLGHVTAYNPAPGDAIVVDTNGDGDINTSDKTYIGDPHPDFMIATTIDLAYKGFDFKLFLQGSFGGENFMALARTDLAYSNRPSFFYNDRWTGEGSTNSFPRASSNDPYTYTSDLMVQDASYVKIKQIQLGYNLKPELIKRLGMTSLRLYLSLDDYFTFTKYKGIDPEVGSFNNNSQGIDRGLYPTASRFMSGLSVTF, encoded by the coding sequence ATGAAATTATTAAAAACATTTATTTTTTGTGTTTCATCAATTTTATTCTCGTTTTATGGGTATGCTCAGGATACTACAATAAACGGAAAAATCATTGATGACAAAGGAGCTCCTATACCAGGGGCAACCATAGTTTTAAAAGGAACAACAACTTCTGTAGCTTCAGACTTTGATGGAGGATTTCGAATAAAGGCTCCAAAAGATGGAGTTTTGACTATTACTTTTATTGGATACAAACCCGTTGAATCGTCAATCAATGGTCAAACAGAATTACAGATTAAAATGTATTCTTCTACTCAAGACCTACAGGAAGTTATAGTTGTTGGTTATGGTACTCAAAAGAAGAGCGTTGTAACTGGAGCAATATCTTCAATTAAGTCCGATCAGATTGCTCATTTATCTGTTGCATTAACTTCTCAAGCATTACAAGGCCAAACTGCTGGTGTTACTGTTTTGCCTCAATCTGGTGCTCCAGGAGCTGGTGCTAAGATTCGTATTCGTGGTGCAGGTTCAAATGGTAATTCTGATCCTATTTATGTTGTTGATGGAATGCGTACAAGTAACATTGATTACTTAGATCCAAATGATATCGAGAAGATGGAAATTTTAAAAGATGCTGCTTCGGCAGCTATTTATGGAGCCGATGGTGGTAATGGGGTTGTTATGATAACAACTAAAAAAGGTAAATCTGGATCTATGAATGTAGCATTTAGTTCACAACTTGGTTTTCAATCTTTAAGAACAAAATTAGATGTGATGAATGCTGATGAATATGTTCATTGGATTAATGAAACTAATCCTGCTGGAACTCATCCAAACGTGGGAGAATGGGCAGGTAAAGAAGGAACAAACTGGGTTAATGAAACTGCTGAAGATGCTGCTCCTATGATGCATAATTCGCTTCAGATATCTGGAGGGAATGAGGTATCTACATTTATGGTTTCCGGAAATTATTTTACTCAAGACGGACTTTTTGGTGGAAATAAAAGTAACTTCAATCGTACTACTTTCAGAGTTAACTCGAATCATAAAGTGAGTAAGTATTTTGAAGCTGGTGAAAACTTTTCTTATTCAGTAAATAAGCGTAAATCTTTTACGGAAGATGATAGTTTCGGTGGAATCATGAATCATGCTATGCTTATGGATCCATTAACTCCTGTTTATTATCCTAACGGTAGTGTACTCCCACAACATGTACAGACTGCAATAGCGGCTGGATATCCTTTGGCTAAGACAGAAAATGGAGAATATTATGGTCTTTCTCAGTATGTCGGAAACGAAATAGCAAACCCAATTGGTCAAATTGCAATTGATAATGGACTTAATACAGAAACTAAGATTATTGGAAATGTGTATGCTAATATCAAACCTTTTGATGGTTTTGTTTTTACAACACGTTATGGTATTGAACAGCGTTTTACAAATTTTGAGGATTGGAATCCAAAATTCTGGTGGAATTCACAAAAAACATCTAATATAAATACAAAAACATTTAATCAGTCGCAGTTTAAAACTTGGCTTTGGGAGAACTTTGCTACATACAGCAAAACAATTGATAAGCATGAATTTTCTGCTATGTTGGGGATGTCTGCTCAAGACTCAGAATCTAGTTATTTAAATACTTCTACCAATGGTATGATTAAAGAAGGCGACAACTGGTCTACAGTTGGTGAAACTCCTGTAACAGGGACCGTTGCTGGTAATAAATATCCCTCGTCAATGAATTCATATTTTGGACGTATCACTTATTCTTATGATAACAAATATTTGTTTCAAGCTTCTTTGAGAAATGACAATTCTTCACTTTTTGCACCGGATAAGCGCTCAGGTTACTTCCCAGCGGTATCTGCTGGATGGGTGATATCAAATGAATCTTTTTGGGGTATTGAAGCGGTAAATCAATTAAAGTTGAGAGCTTCTTGGGGTCAAAATGGTTCAACGGCTAATATCGCTGCGGGACAATGGAGAGCTCTTGTAACAAAAGATGGTTTAAAATACCCTGATGCCGATGGAGTTATGCGTCCTGTTGCTGAGCTTAAAGCCTTGCCAAATGAAGATATAACTTGGGAAACAACTGAGCAAACTGATTTTGGATTTGATTTAAGAGCTTTAGGCAACAGATTAACATTTGGTTTTGACTATTACAACAAAGTGACTAAAGATTTATTGACTCCTTCATCACCTCCTTTATCAACAGGTTATTCTGCTCCATTTGCAAATGCAGGAGATGTGACTAATAAAGGATTGGAATTTGAAGTAGGTTGGAGAGAACAAAAGAATGATTTCAGTTATGGAATTAACCTGAATATGACTACCATGAAAAATGAAGTTACTTATTTAAATCCGTTACTTACTAGAGTTGATGGAGCTGCGCTTCCAACATTGGGAACTGTTACTGTTTTTGAATTAGGTCAGCCAGTTTGGTACTATAGAGGATTTAAAACAAATGGGATTTACCAAAACCAGGCAGAAGTTGACGCTTATAAAGCAAGCTTAGGTCATGTTACAGCTTATAACCCTGCACCTGGAGACGCAATTGTTGTTGATACAAATGGTGATGGTGACATCAATACTAGTGATAAAACGTACATTGGTGATCCTCATCCAGATTTTATGATTGCAACTACTATTGATTTAGCATACAAAGGTTTTGATTTTAAATTGTTCTTACAAGGTTCATTTGGTGGTGAAAATTTTATGGCATTAGCTAGAACTGACCTTGCATACAGTAATCGTCCTTCTTTCTTTTATAATGACAGATGGACTGGAGAAGGGAGTACTAATAGTTTCCCAAGAGCATCTAGTAATGACCCTTACACTTACACAAGTGATTTAATGGTTCAAGATGCTTCTTATGTGAAAATTAAACAAATTCAATTGGGTTATAATTTAAAACCAGAATTAATCAAAAGATTGGGTATGACTAGCCTAAGACTATATTTGTCGTTAGATGATTACTTTACTTTCACTAAATACAAAGGAATTGATCCAGAAGTAGGAAGTTTTAACAACAACTCTCAGGGTATTGACAGAGGTTTGTACCCTACAGCTAGCCGTTTTATGTCTGGCTTATCAGTAACATTTTAA
- a CDS encoding RagB/SusD family nutrient uptake outer membrane protein gives MKKLIYKLSVIAGLALMLTACEKDFLDKPIYGVLAADDYFKTDQELEEGLFACYDVLQWAYATDWNSMYVVKSFPSDESFAGGGDKTDQPPYQELDNFSYTPENAAIAHSYQGMYFGIMRANVIINSATAAGDSPVKVKMIAEAKALRAYFFFELVSMWGGVPLRLTQPKGTDYAMAKSTPEEVYAQIHKDLDEAIPNLPKKSEYAAAMRFRMSQGAAWALKGKAYLFQKKYVESAKAFDEVIKSNQYSLLVDYSKLFLKEQEYGVESLFEIGYSETTKNDWGNFQWGGSRAMENQINWQLMGPRADYLISGTSGLAGGWGFNYPTAKMGQAYDAEGDLVRRKASILSVDELRAQGGDWVTAKDKDGNIIDWKIAPPVWGMEGYFRLKYGTLVTETAGPTNELNYGTNIRLIRYADVLLMAAEANFLSGNIGVAQGYFDQVRNRVNLPAKVITMDGIKTERRLELAFEGSRFLDLVRWGDAAAVLKNEGFAKNGNFIEKHNLFPIPDSEVKNNNLMVQNPGW, from the coding sequence ATGAAAAAATTAATTTATAAATTATCAGTTATTGCAGGCTTAGCCTTGATGCTAACAGCTTGTGAAAAAGATTTCTTAGATAAACCAATTTATGGTGTTCTAGCAGCAGATGATTATTTTAAAACGGATCAAGAATTAGAAGAAGGGCTTTTTGCATGTTATGATGTTTTACAATGGGCTTATGCTACAGACTGGAACTCAATGTATGTGGTAAAGTCGTTTCCTTCTGATGAATCATTTGCAGGAGGTGGTGATAAAACAGATCAGCCTCCATATCAAGAATTGGACAACTTCTCTTATACACCAGAAAACGCTGCAATTGCACACTCATATCAAGGAATGTATTTTGGTATAATGAGAGCTAATGTAATTATTAATTCTGCTACTGCTGCGGGAGATTCTCCAGTAAAAGTAAAAATGATAGCTGAAGCTAAGGCTCTTAGAGCTTACTTTTTCTTTGAATTGGTTTCAATGTGGGGAGGAGTGCCTTTAAGATTGACACAGCCTAAAGGAACTGATTATGCAATGGCAAAATCTACTCCTGAGGAAGTATATGCTCAGATACATAAAGATTTAGATGAAGCGATTCCAAACTTGCCTAAAAAGAGCGAATATGCTGCAGCAATGCGCTTTAGAATGTCTCAGGGTGCTGCTTGGGCTTTAAAGGGGAAAGCATATTTATTTCAAAAGAAGTATGTAGAATCAGCTAAGGCATTTGATGAAGTAATTAAATCAAACCAATACTCTTTGCTTGTAGATTACTCAAAGTTATTCCTAAAAGAGCAGGAATATGGTGTAGAATCTTTATTTGAAATTGGTTATAGTGAAACTACCAAAAATGATTGGGGGAATTTCCAATGGGGAGGAAGCCGAGCTATGGAAAATCAAATTAACTGGCAATTGATGGGACCTAGAGCAGATTACTTAATAAGTGGAACTTCTGGACTTGCAGGTGGTTGGGGATTCAATTACCCAACGGCAAAAATGGGTCAGGCGTATGATGCTGAAGGCGATTTAGTTAGAAGAAAGGCGTCAATCTTATCCGTTGATGAGCTTAGAGCTCAAGGAGGGGATTGGGTAACAGCTAAAGATAAAGATGGTAATATTATTGACTGGAAAATCGCTCCCCCAGTTTGGGGAATGGAAGGCTATTTTAGACTTAAATACGGTACACTTGTTACTGAAACTGCTGGACCTACTAACGAATTGAACTATGGTACAAACATTAGATTAATTAGATATGCGGATGTTTTATTAATGGCTGCTGAGGCAAACTTTTTGTCTGGCAATATTGGAGTTGCCCAAGGTTATTTCGATCAAGTACGTAATAGAGTAAACTTACCAGCCAAAGTTATTACAATGGATGGAATTAAGACTGAGAGAAGATTGGAGTTGGCTTTTGAAGGATCTAGATTTCTTGATTTAGTTCGTTGGGGAGACGCTGCAGCTGTATTGAAAAACGAAGGCTTTGCTAAAAATGGAAACTTTATAGAAAAACATAACTTGTTTCCAATACCAGATTCAGAAGTAAAGAACAATAATTTAATGGTACAAAACCCTGGTTGGTAA
- a CDS encoding endonuclease/exonuclease/phosphatase family protein, protein MSKRNNLIVVCFVLSSLMTYAQTLKIMTYNIRLDVTSDGENDWAHRKDFLNGQIQFYAPDVFGVQEALPNQVLDIATAQSQYNYIGIGRDGIGKGESSNIFYNTEKFKVIESNTFWLSGTPDTISLGWDAACNRVCSYALLKNKQTNKLIWVFNTHLDHMGEVARTKGLELILSRIEKLNTKKYPVVLMGDFNSEPEADRIVALKNKMNDAKTISKEKPFGPYGTFNGFKYNEATTHLIDYIFLSKSNQVKVNKYAVLSDAKDLKYPSDHFPVFVEIIYN, encoded by the coding sequence ATGTCTAAAAGAAATAATCTAATTGTTGTTTGCTTTGTTTTGTCAAGTTTGATGACCTATGCTCAAACCCTAAAAATAATGACCTATAATATACGTCTTGATGTAACCTCAGATGGAGAGAATGACTGGGCGCATAGGAAGGATTTTTTAAATGGACAGATTCAATTTTATGCACCTGATGTTTTTGGAGTACAAGAAGCATTACCCAATCAAGTATTGGATATCGCGACAGCGCAGTCACAATACAATTATATTGGAATAGGAAGAGACGGAATTGGCAAAGGAGAATCATCTAATATTTTTTATAACACAGAAAAATTCAAGGTGATAGAATCCAATACTTTTTGGTTGTCTGGAACTCCTGATACCATTTCTTTGGGATGGGATGCTGCCTGCAACAGAGTTTGCTCGTATGCTTTATTAAAAAATAAACAAACTAATAAGTTGATTTGGGTTTTTAATACTCATTTGGATCATATGGGTGAAGTAGCCAGAACCAAAGGATTAGAACTTATTCTTTCTAGAATTGAAAAATTGAATACCAAAAAATATCCAGTTGTTTTAATGGGCGATTTTAATTCAGAACCCGAAGCAGATCGAATAGTTGCATTAAAAAACAAAATGAATGATGCTAAAACAATTTCAAAAGAAAAACCTTTCGGGCCTTATGGAACTTTTAATGGTTTTAAATACAATGAAGCAACAACGCATTTGATTGATTACATTTTTTTATCCAAAAGCAACCAAGTTAAAGTCAATAAATATGCTGTTTTATCGGATGCTAAAGATTTGAAATACCCATCAGATCATTTTCCAGTTTTTGTCGAAATTATATACAACTGA
- a CDS encoding glycoside hydrolase family 30 protein: MKKINTTVLILATFFVFAQQKSKSQNQSYSTNGKTVTVYTTAESTNLRLTKTDDLTFSELIQPTERQISVFVNPDKTFQSFLGIGGAITDASAEVFAKLSSDKQQEFLNAYYSQDKGIGYSLMRTTIHSSDFASGSYTYIKEGDTELKTFSIEHDRAFKIPLIKKATATAGGKMTLYASPWSPPAFMKSNKGMLKGGTLLPEYFQSWATYYTKFVKAYEKEGIPIWGISIQNEPMAVQTWESCVFTAEAERDFLKNFLGPTMKKEGLGAKKIIVWDHNRDLMVQRANTIFGDPEAAKYAWGMGFHWYETWAGGTPMFDNVARVHEAYPDKNLIFTEGCIEKFDAKNYQLWANGERYGTSMINDFNNGTVGWTDWNILLDEKGGPNHVGNFCFAPIHADTTTGELIYTPSYYYIGHFSKFIRPEAKRVSTAVSRSSLLSTSFLNKDGKMVTVVMNQSEATVIYNLCIGTQATQITILPNAIQTLVY, encoded by the coding sequence ATGAAAAAAATAAATACCACAGTATTAATATTAGCTACTTTTTTTGTTTTTGCACAACAAAAAAGTAAATCACAAAATCAATCGTATAGTACAAATGGTAAAACGGTTACAGTTTATACGACAGCCGAAAGTACTAATTTAAGATTGACTAAAACAGATGATCTAACGTTTTCAGAATTAATTCAACCTACTGAAAGGCAAATTTCGGTATTTGTAAATCCAGACAAAACGTTTCAATCATTTCTGGGAATTGGAGGTGCAATTACGGATGCCAGTGCCGAAGTTTTTGCCAAATTATCGAGTGACAAACAGCAAGAATTCTTGAATGCATATTACAGTCAGGACAAGGGAATTGGGTATTCTTTGATGCGAACTACAATTCACAGTTCGGATTTTGCTTCCGGGAGTTATACCTATATAAAGGAAGGCGATACTGAATTGAAAACATTTTCTATAGAACATGATAGAGCATTTAAAATACCACTGATAAAAAAAGCAACAGCGACAGCTGGCGGAAAAATGACTTTATATGCAAGTCCATGGAGCCCTCCCGCTTTTATGAAAAGTAATAAAGGCATGCTCAAAGGTGGGACACTTTTGCCAGAGTATTTCCAGTCTTGGGCAACGTATTATACCAAGTTTGTAAAAGCCTATGAAAAAGAAGGGATTCCGATTTGGGGTATTTCAATTCAAAATGAGCCAATGGCAGTTCAAACTTGGGAATCCTGTGTGTTTACCGCTGAAGCTGAACGGGATTTCTTGAAGAATTTTCTTGGTCCAACAATGAAAAAAGAAGGCTTAGGAGCTAAAAAAATAATAGTTTGGGATCACAATCGCGATTTGATGGTGCAACGTGCCAATACTATTTTTGGAGATCCAGAAGCGGCCAAATATGCTTGGGGAATGGGTTTTCATTGGTATGAAACTTGGGCAGGAGGTACCCCAATGTTTGATAATGTAGCCAGAGTACATGAAGCATATCCTGATAAAAACTTGATATTTACCGAAGGATGTATCGAAAAATTTGATGCTAAAAACTACCAACTATGGGCTAATGGTGAGCGTTATGGAACTTCAATGATAAATGATTTTAATAACGGAACTGTGGGTTGGACTGATTGGAATATCCTTTTGGATGAAAAAGGCGGACCCAATCATGTAGGTAATTTTTGTTTTGCACCCATTCATGCGGACACTACAACGGGTGAATTAATTTATACGCCATCGTATTACTATATTGGACATTTTTCAAAATTCATTCGTCCAGAAGCCAAAAGAGTGAGTACTGCCGTGAGCAGAAGCAGTTTGTTGAGCACTTCATTTTTGAATAAAGACGGAAAAATGGTAACGGTTGTTATGAATCAAAGTGAGGCTACCGTAATTTACAATTTGTGCATAGGAACCCAAGCCACCCAAATTACTATTTTACCCAATGCCATTCAAACTTTGGTGTATTAA
- a CDS encoding glycoside hydrolase family 3 N-terminal domain-containing protein produces MKKTITLALLFLSVFAFSQQQTIDQKVETLLKKMTLEEKIGQLNQYTGDNAATGPITINSNKKSEIKKGLIGSMLNIMGTKYTRQYQDLAMQSRLKIPLLFGLDVIHGYKTTFPIPLAEAASWDLTAIELSARIAATEAAACGIHWTFAPMVDISRDPRWGRVMEGAGEDTYLGSKIAYARVKGFQGNLGDVNSVMACVKHFAAYGAAVGGRDYNSVDMSNRMLWETYLPPFKAALDAGAATFMNSFNDLNGIPASGNTYLLRDILKGKWNFQGFVVSDWGSIGEMVNHGYVKDNKEAALASITAGSDMDMESNAYRYHLEQLVKENKVPVALIDDAVKRILQKKFELGLFDDPYKFCNPEREQRELNNPEHTKAAREIAAKSIVLLKNERDVLPLSKGFKTIAFIGPMVKSKRDNHGFWAVDLKDVDSTYIVSQWEGLENKVGKRTKILYAKGCGVEDKSKDGFADALLVASQAEVIILSIGENFNKSGEAKSKSNLQLPGVQEDLIKELQKTGKPIVILINAGRPLVFDWIADNMPTIVYTWWLGSEAGNAIADVLFGDYNPSGKLPMSFPRTEGQIPIYYNHFNTGRPSINEDKVYKSAYIDLPNSPKFPFGYGLSYTTFEYSDLKLSKKTMKNSESITVSMNIKNAGSMKGEEVVQLYLRDKVGSVVRPIIELKDFQKISLNRGETKTIQFTIDNQKLSFYNNALEFVSEPGDFDLMIGSSSVDIRLRDSFELVK; encoded by the coding sequence ATGAAGAAAACAATAACATTAGCACTACTATTCCTTTCGGTTTTTGCCTTTTCGCAGCAACAAACGATAGATCAAAAAGTGGAAACTTTGCTAAAGAAAATGACCCTCGAAGAGAAAATTGGACAACTCAACCAATACACAGGAGACAATGCCGCTACTGGTCCCATTACCATTAATTCCAATAAGAAAAGCGAAATCAAAAAAGGGCTAATTGGTTCGATGTTGAATATAATGGGTACCAAATACACGCGGCAATATCAAGATTTGGCCATGCAATCCCGATTGAAAATTCCGTTGCTTTTTGGTCTCGATGTAATTCATGGATACAAAACGACTTTCCCTATTCCGCTGGCTGAAGCGGCAAGCTGGGATTTGACGGCGATTGAACTTTCGGCCAGAATAGCGGCGACCGAAGCAGCTGCCTGTGGAATTCACTGGACATTTGCTCCCATGGTGGATATTTCCCGCGACCCGCGATGGGGCAGAGTGATGGAAGGCGCAGGAGAAGATACCTATTTGGGGTCCAAAATTGCGTATGCCAGAGTCAAAGGATTTCAAGGCAACTTGGGCGATGTGAATTCGGTTATGGCTTGTGTCAAACATTTCGCGGCCTATGGAGCAGCGGTTGGCGGACGCGATTACAACTCGGTCGATATGAGCAACAGAATGCTTTGGGAAACCTATTTACCTCCTTTCAAAGCCGCTCTAGATGCGGGCGCAGCTACTTTTATGAATTCATTCAACGACCTTAACGGAATACCAGCGAGTGGAAATACTTATTTATTGAGAGATATTTTAAAAGGAAAATGGAATTTCCAAGGTTTTGTGGTTTCCGATTGGGGTTCGATAGGTGAAATGGTGAATCACGGGTATGTAAAAGACAACAAAGAAGCGGCTCTTGCCTCGATAACTGCCGGAAGTGATATGGATATGGAAAGCAATGCCTACCGTTATCATTTGGAACAATTGGTAAAAGAAAATAAAGTTCCAGTAGCCTTAATTGATGATGCTGTAAAAAGAATTTTGCAAAAGAAATTTGAATTGGGATTGTTTGATGATCCCTATAAATTTTGCAATCCAGAAAGGGAGCAAAGAGAACTGAATAATCCTGAGCATACCAAGGCAGCCAGAGAAATTGCAGCCAAAAGTATTGTTCTATTGAAAAATGAAAGAGATGTTTTGCCACTTTCCAAAGGATTTAAAACGATAGCGTTTATCGGGCCAATGGTAAAATCCAAAAGAGACAATCACGGATTTTGGGCTGTGGATTTAAAGGATGTCGATTCGACTTACATTGTTTCGCAATGGGAAGGCTTGGAGAACAAAGTGGGCAAAAGAACCAAAATTTTGTATGCCAAAGGTTGTGGAGTCGAGGACAAAAGCAAAGACGGTTTTGCAGATGCTTTGTTGGTTGCTAGCCAAGCCGAGGTGATCATTTTGAGTATTGGAGAAAACTTCAACAAAAGCGGTGAAGCCAAGAGTAAAAGCAACCTGCAGTTACCCGGAGTTCAGGAAGATTTGATCAAAGAACTTCAAAAAACGGGTAAGCCAATAGTGATTTTGATTAATGCGGGAAGACCTCTTGTTTTTGATTGGATTGCCGATAATATGCCAACCATTGTGTACACTTGGTGGCTGGGCTCTGAAGCAGGCAATGCCATTGCCGATGTGCTTTTTGGGGATTATAATCCTTCAGGAAAATTACCAATGTCATTCCCAAGAACCGAAGGACAGATTCCTATTTATTACAACCATTTCAATACAGGAAGGCCTTCTATTAATGAAGATAAAGTGTATAAATCCGCCTATATTGATTTGCCCAATTCCCCGAAATTTCCGTTTGGATACGGATTGAGTTATACGACTTTTGAATATTCGGATTTGAAATTGTCTAAAAAAACAATGAAGAACAGTGAATCCATTACGGTTTCGATGAACATAAAAAATGCGGGAAGCATGAAAGGGGAAGAAGTGGTTCAGCTGTATTTGAGAGATAAAGTGGGTTCGGTGGTACGCCCGATAATCGAGCTGAAAGATTTTCAAAAGATAAGTTTGAATCGCGGAGAGACCAAAACCATTCAGTTTACGATTGACAATCAAAAGCTGTCGTTTTATAACAATGCATTGGAATTTGTTTCGGAACCAGGTGATTTTGATCTGATGATTGGGTCGTCTTCAGTAGATATTCGTTTGAGAGATAGTTTTGAATTAGTAAAATGA